In Thermosynechococcus sichuanensis E542, a single genomic region encodes these proteins:
- a CDS encoding DEAD/DEAH box helicase, with amino-acid sequence MAVLHGTWLATPTPQFFLWAEEWRSLAQATTPWASTMVPVYPYAAPLKLSLAKASPSFTYAALPAQVQGNDLVPSPLAEANGEPLFLWQVPGWSIPASAVLEQLHQLSLHGQDSGGIGDDLRYWFHVSRWLLDLIVRGQYLPTAEGWRILLTHRGDRDRFRQFSQLMPHLCRCYQEEATALRFPPHATDLLADFLHHTLQGYLHTALAALDLPKVGLGKEHSHWLTFLKTGQGTELPPSFVERLQRWQEPYREQLDLRPQWRLALQLVPPETAEGDWRLAFGLQTEGETETMLAAAEIWQCTQESLLYQGQVLWQPQETLLRGLGLASRIYRPLDRALQEPSPVDLTLQTTEVYAFLQSAIPPLEQQGVAIILPPSLRRNSSQHRLGLKMIATLPPTATSGLSIESLMQFRWQLQLGQHPLSEADFDQLRRQETPLVYLNGEWVLLRPQEVKAAQEFLQSPQKIQLSLADTLRIATGDTVTVAKLPILGLDANDALQALLDGLTGKQTLDPVPTPQEFCGELRPYQARGVAWLSFLERWRLGACLADDMGLGKTIQLLAFLLHLKEAGRAYRPTLLICPTSVLGNWLRECQKFAPTLRAYVHHGSDRPKGKAFLKKVETHDLILTSYALLQRDRATLQQVSWQHLVLDEAQNIKNANTQQSQAARDLAAQFRIALTGTPLENRLLELWSIMEFLHPGYLGNRTYFQHRYVRPIERYGDTTSLNALRTYVQPFILRRLKTDRSIIQDLPEKQEMLVYCGLTLEQMQLYSAVVEESLTAIENSEGIQRRGNILATLTKLKQICNHPAQYLKQEDYAPDRSGKLQRLIEMLQELQEVGDRALVFTQFAEFGTHLKTYLEQALQQEVFFLSGRTPKAQRELMVERFQHDPEAPTVFILSLKAGGVGLNLTRANHVFHYDRWWNPAVENQASDRAFRIGQARNVQIHKFVCTGTLEEKIHEQIEQKKALAEMIVGSGEHWLTELNLDQLRQLLTLDKERVMTL; translated from the coding sequence ATGGCGGTTTTACATGGAACGTGGCTGGCAACGCCGACGCCACAGTTTTTCCTTTGGGCAGAGGAATGGCGATCGCTGGCTCAGGCAACCACGCCTTGGGCGTCAACGATGGTGCCTGTCTATCCCTATGCGGCTCCCCTGAAGCTGTCCCTTGCCAAGGCGAGTCCCAGTTTTACGTATGCGGCTTTACCCGCCCAGGTGCAGGGCAATGACCTCGTGCCATCCCCCCTAGCAGAAGCTAACGGCGAACCACTGTTTCTCTGGCAGGTGCCGGGCTGGTCAATTCCCGCCTCAGCGGTTTTAGAGCAACTGCATCAACTGAGTCTTCATGGCCAAGACAGTGGCGGCATTGGCGATGACTTGCGCTATTGGTTCCACGTGAGTCGCTGGTTGCTGGATTTAATTGTGCGCGGTCAATATCTGCCGACGGCTGAGGGCTGGCGGATTCTCCTTACCCACAGGGGCGATCGCGATCGCTTTCGCCAATTTAGCCAACTGATGCCGCATCTGTGCCGCTGTTATCAAGAAGAGGCCACGGCTCTGCGATTTCCCCCCCATGCCACAGACCTATTAGCGGATTTTCTCCACCACACCTTGCAGGGCTATCTCCACACTGCCCTTGCTGCCCTAGACTTACCCAAAGTCGGCTTGGGCAAGGAGCACAGTCACTGGCTAACTTTCCTAAAAACAGGGCAAGGGACGGAGCTGCCGCCTTCTTTTGTAGAACGGCTCCAACGTTGGCAAGAACCCTACCGCGAGCAGTTGGATCTGCGCCCCCAATGGCGATTGGCACTGCAACTGGTGCCCCCGGAGACTGCTGAGGGTGACTGGCGCTTGGCCTTTGGCTTACAAACTGAGGGCGAAACAGAAACCATGCTGGCAGCGGCGGAGATTTGGCAATGCACCCAAGAGTCCCTGCTTTATCAAGGACAAGTGCTCTGGCAGCCCCAAGAGACCCTACTGCGGGGACTCGGTTTGGCTTCACGGATTTATCGCCCCCTAGATCGCGCTCTCCAAGAACCCTCCCCTGTGGATCTGACGCTGCAAACAACGGAAGTTTATGCCTTCTTGCAAAGTGCCATTCCGCCCCTTGAGCAGCAGGGGGTTGCGATTATCTTACCGCCCAGTCTCCGCCGCAATAGCTCCCAGCATCGCTTGGGTCTAAAGATGATTGCTACATTGCCGCCCACGGCCACCAGCGGCTTGAGTATTGAGAGCTTGATGCAGTTTCGGTGGCAATTACAGTTGGGGCAGCATCCCCTCTCGGAAGCGGATTTTGATCAACTGCGCCGCCAAGAGACTCCCCTTGTTTATCTCAATGGTGAGTGGGTGCTGCTGCGTCCCCAAGAGGTCAAGGCCGCTCAAGAGTTTCTCCAGTCTCCCCAAAAGATCCAACTCTCCCTTGCCGATACGCTGCGCATTGCGACGGGGGATACGGTGACGGTGGCCAAGCTACCCATTCTTGGCTTAGACGCCAATGATGCCCTTCAGGCACTACTCGATGGCCTCACGGGTAAACAAACCCTTGATCCAGTGCCGACACCGCAGGAATTTTGTGGTGAACTGCGTCCCTACCAAGCACGGGGGGTGGCGTGGTTGAGTTTCTTGGAACGCTGGCGGCTGGGGGCTTGCTTGGCGGATGATATGGGCTTAGGCAAAACAATTCAACTGTTGGCTTTTTTGCTCCACCTCAAGGAAGCAGGACGTGCCTACCGACCCACACTCTTGATCTGTCCCACTTCGGTACTGGGGAACTGGCTACGGGAGTGTCAAAAATTTGCACCGACATTGCGTGCCTATGTCCACCACGGGAGCGATCGCCCCAAGGGCAAGGCGTTTCTCAAAAAAGTCGAAACCCACGATCTGATTCTCACCAGTTATGCCCTCCTGCAGCGCGATCGCGCTACCCTTCAACAGGTGTCATGGCAGCATCTAGTACTCGATGAAGCCCAAAACATCAAAAATGCCAACACGCAACAGTCCCAAGCGGCGCGAGACCTTGCCGCCCAGTTTCGCATTGCCCTGACGGGAACCCCCCTAGAAAATCGTCTTCTTGAACTCTGGTCGATTATGGAGTTTCTACATCCGGGATACTTGGGCAATCGCACCTACTTTCAGCACCGCTATGTGCGCCCGATTGAACGCTATGGCGATACCACCTCCCTCAACGCCCTGCGCACCTATGTTCAGCCTTTTATTCTGCGTCGCCTGAAAACCGACCGCAGCATTATCCAAGACTTGCCCGAAAAACAGGAGATGCTGGTCTATTGCGGACTTACCCTAGAGCAGATGCAGCTTTACAGTGCGGTGGTGGAAGAGTCCCTTACTGCCATTGAAAACAGTGAAGGCATCCAGCGGCGCGGCAATATCTTGGCCACTCTCACCAAGCTGAAGCAAATCTGTAACCATCCGGCGCAATATCTCAAGCAGGAAGACTATGCCCCCGATCGCTCGGGTAAATTGCAACGCCTAATAGAAATGCTGCAAGAGCTTCAGGAAGTGGGCGATCGCGCCCTTGTCTTTACCCAATTTGCGGAGTTTGGCACGCACCTGAAAACCTATCTAGAGCAGGCGCTACAGCAGGAGGTCTTTTTCCTCTCAGGACGCACCCCCAAAGCGCAGCGAGAACTGATGGTGGAACGTTTTCAGCACGATCCGGAGGCACCCACAGTCTTTATTCTTTCCCTCAAAGCCGGGGGTGTCGGTTTGAACTTGACCCGTGCCAATCATGTCTTCCACTACGATCGCTGGTGGAACCCCGCCGTGGAAAATCAGGCTAGCGATCGCGCCTTCCGCATTGGCCAAGCCCGCAATGTCCAAATCCATAAATTTGTCTGCACGGGTACCCTCGAAGAGAAGATCCACGAGCAGATCGAGCAAAAGAAAGCCCTCGCGGAAATGATTGTCGGTAGCGGCGAGCACTGGCTGACCGAACTCAACCTCGACCAACTGCGACAACTACTCACGTTGGATAAAGAGCGAGTAATGACACTCTAG
- a CDS encoding EAL domain-containing protein → MDSPNFPLVQHSPCDRLEEMLVCLLKNVAGEEIEYYLGAVFDALPIGINLYNTSGQIVYINPCGRRLLQVTDSRQTPAEICAHLEVYYADSDRPYPKEELPGVQALKGKMIGPVEIDLRYSNQQRATFEVYGIPIFNAAGEVMFSLATYINVSDRKHSEIEQKIIRNYWEKEASRYYDMVQSQTDFIVRSRPDTTITFANQAFCRAFNRSATEVIGRPWSEFVLPEDLPRLLEQVAQLTPSAPSFASENRVCHPQQGVRWTQWINLGIFDDQGNLQEIQSVGRDISLLKEQLLREQALNRVIQAIRNSLDLDTIFETAVREVAQLGLGFDAFVVKYLPEEAVWRHIAQYHHDPNFPFLTDVAIPDRDNPFAERLKAGEVVAVADSSQITDPVNQQIAAAFPGAWLLIPLLVEGRIWGSLTLFAAQQCHEWSTAEISLARAISTQLEVAIYQATLYQRAQQELAERRRIEAVLRESEERFRLTATNVPGAIFRYIQYPDGRNQVFYLNPMCEQLWGVPAEAVAEDSSLLWNMVHPEDRQAMWESVLVSARTLQPWFWQWRICYPNGDIRWVEGAGQPEQLPNGAVMWYTLILDVTERYLAEARLKEQQAQLDLAVRASNIGFYFCDLRTGTSYASPTYKAQLGYPPTAEEASPKDWEARLHPEDRDRATEAFQQFLQGETEYAIDFRLRHRDGSYRWFHSNAVLIRDEHGQPCKVVGTHIDITERKLSEIALRQSEERYRLLAENINDIIGLYDRKGICLYVSPSCESLLGRHAETLIGQHFTEICHPQERSRVQQELQQMIQQHKFWPITYRVCTAQGDVLWLETLVKPRYDSEGQLQQLQTTSRDVTSRVQVQMQLHHEAYHDSLTGLPNRLYLMEQLETAITQAQMNPKFHYAVLFLDLDRFKIVNDSLGHAVGDRVLVAFANRLRRCIDNRYTLARFGGDEFVILATGISDIQGAIALSEQMLHCLQRPLMVDARQIVMSGSIGVVFAQNEYQQGLEVLRDADIAMYQAKAQQKGHYVIFNQQMYKQVLERLHLEHDLRYALDHNQLRLLYQPFFNLQNQQLAGMEALVRWQHPERGLISPAQFIPVAEDTGLIVALDQWVLEHACEQFWHWQQQYAAASDLVLSVNVSAKTLKHPGFLNHVDRVRQKYPLPKGQLVLELTESMALELGNEMMNLLQALGDRKIDISIDDFGTGYSCLSYLHSLPIQHLKVDRSFVCQLEQNARNFQITQMILLLTHQLGYRAIAEGIETSEQLQTLQQLGCDYGQGYLLARPMPPQDLESLLSCELK, encoded by the coding sequence ATGGATAGTCCAAATTTTCCCCTAGTCCAGCATTCTCCCTGCGATCGCTTGGAGGAGATGCTTGTCTGTTTACTCAAAAATGTCGCGGGCGAGGAAATTGAGTACTATCTTGGGGCTGTCTTTGATGCTTTGCCGATAGGGATTAATCTCTACAATACATCGGGACAAATTGTCTATATCAATCCCTGTGGGCGTCGGCTTTTGCAGGTTACAGATTCGCGCCAAACCCCTGCGGAAATTTGTGCCCACCTAGAGGTCTATTATGCTGATAGCGATCGCCCCTATCCCAAGGAAGAACTGCCGGGGGTGCAAGCCCTCAAGGGTAAAATGATTGGCCCTGTAGAAATTGATCTGAGATATAGCAACCAACAGCGTGCCACATTTGAAGTCTATGGCATTCCTATCTTTAATGCGGCTGGTGAAGTGATGTTTAGTCTTGCGACGTATATTAATGTGAGCGATCGCAAACACTCAGAAATTGAACAAAAAATTATTAGAAATTACTGGGAAAAAGAAGCCAGCCGTTACTACGATATGGTGCAAAGTCAGACGGACTTCATTGTGCGCTCCCGTCCTGACACCACCATTACATTCGCGAATCAGGCGTTTTGTCGGGCTTTTAACCGCTCGGCTACAGAAGTTATTGGTCGCCCTTGGTCTGAATTTGTTCTTCCTGAAGATTTACCTCGCCTGTTGGAGCAGGTTGCTCAACTCACTCCCAGTGCCCCCTCCTTTGCCAGTGAAAATCGTGTCTGTCATCCGCAGCAGGGGGTTCGTTGGACACAATGGATTAATCTAGGAATTTTTGATGATCAAGGCAACCTACAGGAAATCCAATCCGTGGGCCGTGACATTAGTCTTCTTAAAGAGCAATTACTGCGGGAGCAAGCCCTCAACCGCGTCATTCAGGCGATTCGCAACTCCCTTGATCTCGACACGATCTTTGAGACGGCAGTGCGGGAAGTGGCGCAACTGGGGCTGGGGTTTGATGCCTTTGTCGTCAAATACTTACCCGAGGAGGCAGTGTGGCGGCATATCGCACAATACCACCATGATCCCAACTTTCCCTTCCTGACTGATGTTGCCATTCCGGATCGCGATAACCCCTTTGCCGAGCGCTTGAAGGCAGGTGAAGTTGTCGCCGTTGCTGACTCTAGTCAAATTACTGATCCCGTCAATCAACAAATTGCCGCCGCATTTCCGGGAGCTTGGTTGCTGATTCCTCTACTGGTGGAGGGTCGCATCTGGGGCAGCTTAACTCTCTTTGCCGCTCAACAATGCCATGAATGGTCAACGGCAGAAATTTCCCTTGCTCGCGCTATCTCCACGCAACTGGAGGTGGCCATCTACCAAGCCACACTCTATCAGCGGGCACAGCAAGAACTGGCTGAACGCCGGCGTATTGAAGCTGTCCTACGGGAAAGTGAAGAACGCTTTCGCCTCACTGCAACCAATGTTCCCGGTGCGATTTTTCGCTACATCCAATATCCCGATGGCCGCAATCAGGTATTTTACCTTAATCCCATGTGCGAGCAGCTTTGGGGGGTGCCTGCTGAGGCTGTTGCTGAAGATAGTTCCCTCCTCTGGAATATGGTGCACCCTGAGGATCGGCAGGCCATGTGGGAGTCGGTACTTGTCTCCGCCCGAACGTTACAACCTTGGTTTTGGCAATGGCGTATTTGCTATCCCAATGGCGACATCCGCTGGGTCGAAGGTGCTGGTCAGCCGGAACAACTGCCCAATGGCGCTGTCATGTGGTACACCCTAATTCTTGATGTTACTGAGCGGTATCTGGCGGAGGCGCGTCTCAAGGAACAACAGGCGCAGTTAGACTTGGCGGTGCGGGCTTCTAATATCGGTTTCTATTTTTGTGATCTGCGCACAGGTACCTCCTATGCCTCCCCCACGTACAAAGCCCAGTTGGGCTATCCCCCCACCGCTGAAGAGGCTAGCCCTAAGGATTGGGAAGCACGACTGCACCCAGAGGATCGCGATCGCGCTACTGAAGCCTTCCAGCAGTTTCTACAGGGGGAGACAGAGTACGCCATTGACTTTCGCTTGCGTCATCGCGATGGCAGCTACCGCTGGTTTCACAGTAATGCGGTATTGATTCGGGATGAGCACGGTCAGCCCTGCAAAGTGGTGGGTACTCACATTGACATTACAGAGCGCAAGCTATCAGAAATCGCCCTGCGGCAGAGTGAAGAACGCTATCGACTGCTGGCGGAAAATATCAACGATATTATCGGTCTCTACGATCGCAAGGGCATTTGTTTGTATGTCAGCCCCTCCTGTGAGAGCTTGTTGGGGCGCCATGCCGAGACACTGATTGGCCAGCATTTCACAGAAATCTGTCATCCCCAAGAGCGATCGCGGGTACAACAGGAACTGCAACAGATGATTCAGCAGCACAAGTTTTGGCCCATCACCTATCGGGTTTGCACCGCTCAGGGGGATGTCCTCTGGCTAGAAACATTGGTGAAACCGCGCTACGACAGTGAGGGGCAGTTACAGCAGTTGCAGACTACCTCCCGCGATGTCACCAGCCGGGTACAGGTGCAGATGCAGCTTCACCATGAGGCCTACCATGATTCATTGACAGGGTTGCCCAACCGCCTCTACCTCATGGAGCAGTTGGAAACGGCCATTACCCAAGCTCAGATGAATCCCAAGTTTCACTATGCGGTGCTGTTTTTGGACTTAGATCGTTTCAAGATCGTTAACGATAGCTTGGGTCATGCGGTCGGCGATCGCGTTCTTGTCGCCTTTGCTAATCGGCTGCGCCGTTGCATTGATAATCGCTATACGCTGGCTCGCTTTGGTGGCGATGAATTTGTAATCCTAGCAACAGGAATTTCCGACATTCAGGGGGCGATCGCCCTGTCTGAGCAAATGTTGCATTGTCTCCAGCGACCCTTGATGGTAGATGCACGGCAAATAGTCATGAGCGGCAGCATTGGCGTGGTCTTTGCTCAAAACGAGTATCAGCAGGGGCTAGAAGTCCTACGGGATGCCGATATTGCCATGTATCAAGCCAAAGCCCAGCAAAAGGGACATTATGTGATTTTTAATCAGCAGATGTACAAACAAGTGTTGGAGCGCCTCCACCTTGAACATGATCTGCGTTATGCCCTCGACCACAATCAACTGCGGCTATTGTATCAACCCTTTTTCAACCTACAAAATCAACAACTAGCGGGCATGGAGGCTTTGGTGCGCTGGCAGCATCCCGAACGGGGTCTCATATCACCGGCGCAGTTTATTCCCGTTGCTGAGGATACGGGGTTAATTGTTGCTCTGGATCAGTGGGTGCTAGAGCATGCCTGCGAGCAATTTTGGCACTGGCAACAGCAGTATGCAGCGGCCTCAGATCTTGTTCTCAGCGTCAATGTCTCTGCTAAAACTCTGAAGCATCCCGGTTTCCTCAATCATGTTGATCGCGTGCGCCAAAAGTATCCCCTCCCCAAGGGGCAACTGGTACTGGAACTCACTGAAAGCATGGCGCTGGAATTGGGAAATGAGATGATGAATCTCTTGCAAGCTTTGGGCGATCGCAAGATTGACATTAGTATTGACGACTTTGGCACCGGTTACTCCTGCCTCAGTTATCTTCACAGCCTGCCCATTCAACACCTGAAAGTGGATCGCTCCTTTGTCTGTCAACTGGAGCAAAATGCACGCAATTTTCAAATTACGCAGATGATCTTGCTCCTCACCCACCAGTTGGGCTACCGTGCCATTGCCGAAGGCATTGAAACCTCTGAGCAACTGCAAACCCTACAGCAACTCGGCTGTGACTATGGCCAAGGGTATCTTTTGGCTAGACCCATGCCCCCTCAAGATCTCGAATCTCTTTTGAGTTGCGAACTAAAATAG
- the trmD gene encoding tRNA (guanosine(37)-N1)-methyltransferase TrmD: protein MRFDIITLFPEFFASPLSSGLMAKALARGIAEVVLTNPRDFSTDKHQRVDDEPYGGGVGMVMKPEPLFAAVESLPSLPRREVIYVTPQGQPLTQQHLWHWSQERDQLVILCGHYEGVDERVVEHLVTQEISIGDFVLTCGEIPALVILNGVLRLLPGTVGKAASLHQDSFEDGLLDYPHYTRPAEFRGWTVPPVLLSGHHGRIAAWRRAQQIERTRQRRPDLYEKWISHEQNKRMPLD, encoded by the coding sequence ATGCGTTTCGATATTATTACCCTCTTTCCAGAGTTCTTTGCTTCACCCCTCAGCAGTGGCTTAATGGCCAAAGCCTTGGCACGGGGGATTGCCGAGGTCGTCCTGACGAATCCGCGTGACTTTAGTACTGATAAGCACCAGCGGGTGGATGATGAACCCTACGGGGGTGGTGTGGGCATGGTGATGAAACCTGAACCCCTCTTTGCTGCGGTGGAATCGCTGCCCTCTTTGCCCCGCCGTGAAGTGATCTATGTCACCCCCCAAGGGCAACCCCTCACGCAGCAGCACCTCTGGCATTGGTCACAGGAGCGGGATCAACTGGTGATTCTCTGTGGCCACTACGAGGGAGTGGACGAGCGGGTTGTCGAACATTTAGTCACCCAGGAGATCTCCATTGGCGATTTTGTCTTGACCTGTGGTGAAATTCCTGCCCTTGTGATTCTCAATGGTGTGCTGCGACTCTTGCCGGGCACCGTAGGCAAAGCTGCCTCACTCCATCAAGATAGCTTTGAAGATGGCTTACTCGATTATCCCCACTACACTCGACCCGCCGAATTCCGGGGTTGGACTGTACCACCCGTCTTACTTTCTGGTCATCATGGGAGAATTGCTGCGTGGCGGCGGGCACAACAGATCGAACGCACTCGTCAGCGGCGCCCGGATTTATATGAAAAGTGGATCAGCCATGAGCAAAATAAGAGAATGCCATTAGACTAA
- a CDS encoding S49 family peptidase: protein MTRSLPPFWPSVFHRCGVIFFGTLTFFFTLGVVGFSATIFFALLGILLAPASETSPYEHVSGKESSRDRILRIDITGPILGSPQNEEDTFFAPLVGVTYGYEVQRQLAEAAKDETIKAVFVNISTPGGTIFGSQAIAAGIRSYRAATQKPVYAFIEGISASGGVWAMVTADQIYADHGSMIGSIGILGPSVFYYDRPTSLDHGLLMGGVTANSIEERTLSAGRGKDIGNPFRRLTPQEIEVLQAGLEQEYSKFINHLAQARGIDPNVIRNEMGAMIFSNDQAQSYGLIDGTRSRQETLSALASAAHLKEGEYAIVRFRRDRSPLINQLFGIQSPPPAPELQQAWKQEQLCALSQLRALAYYGSLSCHRQ, encoded by the coding sequence ATGACGCGCTCCCTTCCCCCCTTTTGGCCCAGTGTGTTTCACCGCTGTGGTGTAATCTTTTTTGGCACGCTGACCTTTTTTTTCACGCTGGGGGTGGTGGGCTTCAGTGCCACGATCTTCTTTGCCCTCCTCGGAATCTTGTTGGCGCCCGCCAGTGAAACCAGTCCCTACGAGCATGTCAGCGGCAAAGAGAGCAGTCGCGATCGCATTCTTAGAATTGACATTACTGGGCCAATTCTCGGCAGCCCGCAAAACGAAGAAGATACCTTCTTTGCGCCCCTTGTGGGCGTCACCTATGGCTATGAAGTGCAGCGGCAGTTGGCAGAGGCCGCTAAGGACGAAACGATTAAGGCCGTCTTTGTGAATATCAGCACGCCCGGTGGCACGATCTTTGGCTCGCAGGCGATCGCCGCGGGCATTAGGAGCTACCGCGCAGCCACCCAAAAACCGGTCTATGCCTTTATTGAGGGCATTTCTGCCTCCGGCGGCGTTTGGGCAATGGTGACAGCGGATCAGATCTACGCTGATCACGGCAGCATGATTGGCAGTATTGGGATTCTCGGCCCTAGTGTTTTCTACTACGATCGCCCCACCAGTCTCGATCATGGCCTATTGATGGGCGGCGTCACTGCCAACAGTATTGAAGAACGGACACTGAGCGCCGGTCGTGGCAAAGATATTGGCAATCCCTTCCGTCGCCTTACTCCCCAAGAAATTGAGGTTTTGCAAGCCGGCCTTGAACAGGAGTACAGCAAGTTTATTAATCACCTGGCGCAGGCACGGGGTATTGATCCTAATGTCATCCGCAACGAAATGGGTGCGATGATTTTCAGTAACGATCAGGCGCAGAGCTATGGCCTCATTGATGGCACCCGCAGCCGCCAAGAAACCCTTAGCGCTCTTGCCAGTGCCGCTCATCTCAAAGAGGGAGAGTATGCCATCGTTCGTTTTCGGCGCGATCGCTCCCCTTTGATCAATCAACTTTTTGGGATTCAGTCACCCCCTCCAGCACCAGAACTACAGCAGGCGTGGAAACAGGAGCAACTTTGTGCCCTCAGCCAATTGCGTGCCCTTGCCTACTACGGTTCCCTCTCTTGCCACCGTCAGTAA
- the pipX gene encoding transcriptional coactivator PipX, which produces MTAEQYLNHPTFGLLYGVCPLDEHRQLFTTLYAQRLFFIVSQRPAGMEFESISRTDARMLIEQRLRSLRRLGKTAEYQALQAIHRQAFM; this is translated from the coding sequence ATGACCGCTGAGCAGTATCTCAATCACCCCACCTTTGGCTTGCTCTATGGGGTCTGCCCTCTGGATGAGCATCGGCAACTCTTTACCACGTTGTATGCACAGCGGCTGTTCTTCATCGTTAGCCAACGACCGGCGGGAATGGAGTTTGAGTCCATTAGCCGCACCGATGCGCGGATGCTCATTGAACAGCGGTTGCGATCCCTACGCCGCCTTGGCAAAACCGCTGAATACCAAGCCCTCCAAGCGATTCATCGCCAAGCCTTCATGTAG
- a CDS encoding heavy metal-responsive transcriptional regulator — protein sequence MTPRTWHIKEVAKELGIHPQTLYYYERIGLLPSPHRTPRGYREFTEVDMRRLQFIQRAKVLGFRLKEIRQMLDLREQRTLTCVAVYEQLQQKIAAIEAQMMQLQALKSELESLLQECRSRLREATTDQACTLLEDSEELTP from the coding sequence ATGACACCAAGGACATGGCACATCAAAGAAGTGGCCAAAGAGTTGGGGATTCATCCGCAAACGCTGTACTATTACGAGCGCATTGGCTTATTACCATCGCCCCACCGCACACCAAGGGGCTACCGCGAGTTTACCGAGGTGGATATGAGGCGACTGCAATTTATTCAACGGGCAAAGGTATTGGGATTTCGCCTCAAAGAAATTCGTCAGATGCTAGATCTGCGCGAACAACGCACCCTTACCTGTGTTGCTGTGTATGAGCAACTTCAGCAGAAAATTGCTGCCATCGAAGCACAGATGATGCAGTTGCAAGCTCTCAAAAGTGAACTGGAGAGTCTCCTGCAAGAATGTCGCAGCCGCCTTAGGGAAGCGACCACGGATCAGGCCTGTACCCTTTTGGAGGATTCGGAGGAACTTACCCCTTGA
- a CDS encoding thioredoxin family protein, whose amino-acid sequence MSELTVEVLGTGCKKCHELEANARAALAQLNLIANVNHITDPLAIADCGVMRTPALRINGQVVSQGKVLSADEIAALLPH is encoded by the coding sequence ATGAGTGAACTCACGGTGGAGGTTCTTGGTACAGGCTGTAAAAAGTGCCATGAATTGGAGGCTAATGCCCGCGCTGCTTTGGCTCAGTTGAACTTGATCGCCAACGTTAATCATATTACCGATCCCCTGGCGATCGCCGACTGTGGCGTGATGCGAACCCCCGCCTTGCGGATCAATGGTCAAGTGGTCTCCCAAGGTAAAGTACTGAGTGCGGATGAAATTGCTGCATTACTCCCCCACTAA